Genomic segment of Drosophila takahashii strain IR98-3 E-12201 chromosome X, DtakHiC1v2, whole genome shotgun sequence:
aataaatagtaTGCATTTTAACTCTCTAagcgttgtattaaaaatatactagaTTAAGTACCAAAAATACTAAGTAATACAAATTCTATACTCAGTAGTATTAACTTCATAAACTTAATATCTTGTAGTTtcaatttaatacttttaaaagtaTTCACTCAATATTCATCTTATTGATGCGAATTTTAAACTCAATAGTGTAGAGCTCACGTAACAATAGTGTTGTTTCTATGactattcttttttttgggtgtggataatttaatattttcgataatAACTTTTTAGATTTTCCTCTTCTTGTAAAGAACTCgcggtattatcttattaatttttcaatccATCGATTTACATAATGATCTGTATAAAAAATGTCATCttgttctgaagaattcgcgttctcTCGCTTGCAGGCTCTGAAGGATTTGCGAAGGATTTTTAacatattattataatcataagatcaaaatattatataaattccaCATTGatcgttatttttttgcatgtAGGTCGAGACCTAGGGCGAAAACCCATCCTTGCCCGGCGGCACAGCTGCAGCAGGGCCATTCAAAAATTTTGACATTTTGCGTTGGATGCGTCGTGGTCTGCCCAAGTGCTCCAGGAGCTCACCACACTCCGCCTGCCTGTTTACACTAAAGTACAAGGGCAAGAGCAAATGAGTCATAGGTTGGCTCCTTGGGTCCCCGGGTAGATTGTTCGAAACCCATTTACTTAATggatataataaatttttctaCAAATTGAAACTCGTAATTTCCATTGTTCTCgcgctgcttttgcttttgctcctTGGTTCTCTTTTATCTCCGCCCCGACAAGGACGAGGGCGACGTCTGAGTCTCTCAGTCTGAGTTGTTTGGGCCGGTGGTCCGTGCGGTCCTTGTGGCCTTGCCAAAATTTGAGATAACGTTTCCAGCCAGGTTCTCTTCACTTCTCTTCTTCTGGTGTTTTGCCTCCAGCTCAACCGTAAAACTACTTGTAATTACGTTAAGCATTGTGGCTTCAGTGGCCATGTGTGTGCGCTTTACTTTCCTTTCCTCTCAAACTCCCCAttgggatttggatttggaccTCCTAACCCTTTGACACTGACACTAGGGCCGCTTTCGAGGATCTCCTCCAGCCATCGAGGATCAGCTTGGGTCTAATTTGTAGCGGGGATAAGCATCAGTTATGTTGGAATTAGTGCCGGTAAAATGTAATGTCCTTAATTCGCTTTAAACAAAGCACACATACAGTACCCAACGGGGTCCCAAGGATATATATACACTTTCAGCTCCTTGCGGGCCCCCGACTTAATGTCTGGCTTCATAAATTGTATGTCGGTGATGTTTAATTTGGCAACGGTAACTCATGTCTGCTCGGACTTAAGGCCCTTGTAGTCCTCCGTGcttcctcttcctcttcctctAGCCAACTGCTTCATTTGggtgtataaataaatttgccttATCCCCACCAGACCCTTGCCATTCCATTCACTTATCCCTCATCCCCTTGCCCATACCCATTCCCAGTGAAATAACACCGAAATGAAAACGACAACGACACGTAGCGCTGCTAGACAAAAGATGGATTGTTATCGCTCAAGATTGGAGCGCAGTATCCCAAGGCCCAAATCCCCATCTCCATTTCGGGCCCACCTTTATTTCATTAGTGTCTAAGCGTCTGAGCCGAGGTAATGCTAATGCCAGAAACAAGCAGCCCGACACCTTGCCATTTGCTCTAAGTACGTGAAAATTTTTCATCAGCAAATTAAGAATACGTCGAGGGCCGCGAGTCCCTGGATAAAGCAAAGTGGAAGATAATTTCCATGTTTTTCCCGGAATAAAGAGGGGGAACgatgggtaaacaaaattcgtGCATATCGATATTAACATTTATGAGTTATTTAATAAGTAATTACGCGCACCCCTCTACTCCAAAGTTTGCCTGATTATTTGCCTAGGCATTCACATactaaaaaattcaattagtgCTGCAAAGCCAGATAGTGAAAGTTTAATACGCATTATACACACAGTATTTATGTGCATGTGCCTAGGTGGATGTGCGAATGTAAGGGGCGTCACACAAATGTTAAATCCAAacaatgaaatcaaatgatttaattataaCAGACAATAAAGCAACAGAATAATTGCGGCCGGCGGACTGCAGCTGCAAGGGTTCCTACTGCTCCTACTGCCGATCCTGCtactcctcctgctgctcctcctcctccgatcCTGGCCAGGATGACCACAAAATACACGAGACACAGGACAGGATGGGCCGAGAGACTCGACAAACAGTCGGCGGACGTGGCAACAAtgaattgtaattgtaataacAATACAAACGCAACTGCAACGCGGCAACTGCAATAAgaattgcaattaaaatgcgtgcaaaggcaacagcaacatttagccggccaataaaaaataatacaaataatttacgCCATCACCGCTACGACCAGCAGCAATATGTTGTAAACTGTTAAACAATTGATTAACAACAATTAGCCGcttattaaattacaataacAACGCCTCGACAACAACGGGCCGCAGAAATAACTTTGGCAATAAAGCCAATTCGCATGCGGCATGCGGCCGAGCCACCTAGTCCGCCCAATAAGCCACCCACCCAGTCCACCTTCGACCTTGCCACCACTGATGCGGCTAACAGCTGCCTATGGACAAGTCAATCGGTTAGAATTTAACGCGCATAAATTATTGCCACTCACACATGccacaatgtgtgtgtgtgcgtgtgtgtgcgtgtggtgTCCTGATATCCTGGCATCCTCGTATCCTGGTGCGCGAAGTGCTGGCAAGTGGTGTGATTTAACGATGTGAACGGTATTAGGGACTACGGACTACGGCCAATTACCCagacattacgtatacgtatagTTGGaccctgctcgggcgccactTGATGaccctgctcgggcgccactTGTCGAGTGGCGTGGGCAAACTTGAAaaagtgtagcatacttatgCGCTCACCTTGCCCCCTTCCGCCGACACGCATGCAAATTGTAAGGCAACACATGCTGACAGCAGTGGGCAATAACAACAAGGACAACGAGGTCCTTGCCAACGTAAACATAaagagaaacagaaacaaaggACTCAGGACAGAGCCAGGACGAAACTGTGCAAAAGTTGCAAATGGCTAACCGCAAAATGGGCGACAAATGTGAAAagtttttgctttaatttcCGACACATTTGGAGGCACTCCACTCGAAGTGGGCCGATCAATAGAGGAGCAGGATATGCTCCGGGCGACAAGAAAGACAAGGACCGGGACCAGGACCCATTGACACTCATTAATGATGACCTTCTGGAAAGTAATTAAAAGTGACCCTCAAGTATAATGCTCAGTAATTTTTCAACATGTAGGAGGACCACACACTGCAGTCTGCAAAAGTGGCCCCGAAAATCCGGAACGAAACGAAAGCCCCTCAGGGCTAAAACCATTTCCATAAGCAATTTATGCATGGCGatagttttcgttttcgttttcgcacACGATGAcccaaacaaacacacacccTCACCTCGCAAACAGACATACTACGGGCATCCAGGCATCCAGGCATTGAGGCATTCAGGCAAAGCTGCAAACATTTTGGTTAACGAGACTTTTAATCTGTCCAAAGGTATTTAAAGTTGGCTAAGCCCCAACACTGACTGACTTTTATGGTTACGGAGCAAGTGTCAAAATGTTTGTTGACGACAATGACCGCCCCAGCCGCAACCACGCCAAAAGGAGAACAACATGAGTGGTAATTTATTTTGCCTTtgccggcagcagcagcgggagcaggaaacgcaggagcagcaggagcaacgCCCACCCGGAGGACACACAAAGGACAAGGACCGAGGACCGAAGACCACCTTCCTGGAAGCCAAACGACCATCCACACACAGACTCGCAGACAGAAAATGAATGCAGGAGATGGAGGGACCGGACCCCTTCTCGCCCAACATTAGGCGCTAATCTTGATATTGTATAAAGTGTTGGAGGAGTAACGGAGCAGCTGCAGTCATCTGGCGGTGACAAGGAGCGGCCGCCTAGGTTAGGCAATCCGCATATGATGAACCCACGCCCAGCCACGCCTATGAGGCCCCTCCTCCAGAAGGATGACAGGCTGacacgaggaggaggaaggaCAGGCGAAGCGACGGAGATTTAATTGAGCGGGCGACCGACCATAAAGCCTGGCCCAACGAAGCTGCAAACATTTGACCCTGATTCCATGAGTCAGCACTAGCTGATGTGCTGATGCCCCGCCAAAAAGCAAATGAGCGCCTCCATTACAACCTCTTTCCATAGCCACTTGGCTATGGATGCGGTTTCTGTTCCTAATCCttcatgtgtgtgtgggcgaaGCGGAACCAGTTTCGAAACTTTAGTTAAGTAACTTCAGGATTAATTTAAAACGTGTAAAGACGAATCGCTCACGGACGTGTGCCAGTGTGAAGTGTGGAGTGTGGAGTACGGACGTATGAATGTGTGTCCTTGATGTATCACTTCCGCTGTCTGTTAACTTACGAGTGCGCCATAAATACGCTTGGCGGCCAAGAGCACACGCGCCAAGCGTTCCGTTTCGTTCCGTTGCGATGCTGTGCTATGCCAGCGACGGCATTCAAAGCATTTGATAGCAACACGTCTTTCTGGTATTTTCACACGCTTGAGCATCGCATTGGATTCAACGTCACGTTTTAGTGTCACCCCAGTTTTGAACCCACCATCCACCCATCCAGGCATCCAGCCATCGCCCACCGCCGAATGGCGACGCCTAATATGCTTATGCTGAATGCCGGCCAACTGTCTGGCAGCCAAAAGAGAGACAGGGCAGGACAGGAATGgagggaatggaaatggaatgaatggaaatggaatggggtGACGGTGGACTAACATGGTCGAGGGGGAATTGAACCCTTTTCGTTTTCCGGCTCCGAGTGGCAGTTGTTCCTGTGGCACGAGTATAAAGCGCACACCACACCAGTGACCACGTGCCGCCCATCCACCATCTAACGTCCTCATCCAACTTCCCACACAGACGGATAtacggacatacggacatacggacacacagacacacgcaCGGCGCACGTCAATGTTTATATTTCAActacaatattattttcacttttagaCAGACAAGCGGGTAACCAAAGCAtacatttagtttattttggaaattataATAAGCCACTTTGTGGCGTCGACGCTTCTCACACCTTCCCCTTGCCCACGAGGCCACCAGGATTTGAGGGAGCAAGTCTGCAGGCCCCCAACCTGTTTGTCAAACGTATTCCAGATTCCAGATTGAACGTGCTATCTGCAGGCTTGTGAGTTCTTGTAGGCCGCCCATCGTTTgacctataaagtaaatttttattgggaaATAATCCCTATACCTAAAGATCTATAAATGGAATGAACGATAATTAAGCAAAGGTTTTCGTGTAAACTTTTGGGaagtttcaaaaatttgtaCAATTTAGGAATGTTATCTTTAATGCTCAAATTTTCTCTTAAATATTCAGAATTGTAAcagttcaaaaaataataaaaaaaaaatcttttgatCACTGAttatgttgttctgctgaacgcaccCTATTACTCCCTGACAAATACTTCTGGCGAAGTATACATCCGACTTATACTTCCGACGTATAACTTGTCAGAAATATACAGTTCATAGACTTGTATTGATAAAAGGCAAAATGGACGAAAAACAACTTTCGGAGAGGGATCTTGTCGCTGAAGTCGAGGCAGCGAAGCTTGAGCGGAtcaaagaaagaattaaacaTCTGGTAAAGCTGCGCAGGAAAGTACATGAGATGCGGAGCATGTTCGTGGAGATGGACCAGGAGATCCCCATGCAGGACAGGAATCTGGATCTTTTAATCGACAGAGAAAAGCGGAAGTTGGAAGCGGAGGAGATGAAAGATCAAAACAAATGTTGCTTATGCGACATGAAGTATGAGACGGACGGCAGCCATCGCCGAGTTATTTTGAAATGCGGGCACATTTTCGGGCAAAAGTGTATTGGCAACTATTTGAAATTGGACCAAAGCTGCATCGTCTGCGATTCTCCGGCTCAGTTAGGCGATCCTTGTATTATGATATCTGAGGACATACTATATACAGTATAAATTCTGTATTAATGTTCACATAAAACtaagattacattttttataaattgtaaatagtTGACATTCTGATTCGAAAAGGCTTTTTGGGGATTGTttattttgcgaaagtttagATCAATTAAGCTCTTAATTTCCATTCAATTtcccatatttaatttaatttgatcgaAAATGGCGTAAGTTATTTATGatattaacaaatatctaGATATTGTAGTTatctaattataaattattgtgGATCTATTGGCCAGGCCGGCCATTGGTTCGCAAGGCTTCCCAAATATAACCGCAAAAGCCGCGTATCTATGACTGCTCTTAATAAGATAAGCCGCGACTGCACTGCTCTCGACTAATGTAATTTGGTCGGACAGAGAAGAGACGACGCCAACTTGGAGTGCAGCCGACAGCATTTCCAAATTCAATCAGCCGTGGAAAAATTCCTGGCCATTCCGCTCTAGAGTGCCTGGCCAGCCAGGCGGCAGGAGGGTGTgggtaaaaaaatgtaattaagcaAGGAGCTGGAGCTCTCTCGGTGGAGGCAGAGCTTCAAAGGAGCAGAGCACAGAGCACACACACAGGAAAGATGGCCATGCACCTCCAGCCGGAGAGGAATGGCAGAGATAATTAGGATTATGCTCATTACGGTGCTCTCGTCGAGCGGAAAAGTAATTTGCAGCAGGCGAGAGATGACCGAGATGCGCCTCCAGATACTTGAATCTGGAAATGGTCTTGTGATTAGTGATTAGTGAATAGTGACGACATTGTATCACCGATCGGCCGAAGTGGAGTTACGCCTGGAACTGAGGAAAAAATCcagtctacatttaagaacaaaattcttaataagaaataaaaactaacatgcctaaaacagaaacaaactttcttaaaaacaaaaacatatttcatttcttacataaaaacggttttaaatttagacacaaatttttttgatttacgAATCTTGTGTTTAAATTGAAGACCAATAATTTTCGACTGTTCTTTTTCTCTGTACGAACACCATTTCAAAATCCACCACTGACCTTCAGAGGCTGACCCGAATGCGAGTGCGAAAtgagaaatattgaaatacgtATTGAATGAGGCCTCTACCTTTGCGTTAAGCGAAAACTTTTATCATAAATTTAAGGGGGTTCGCAGCACACAACAACACACAAGTTAAATAATGCGGCAGTGCAAGTGGGTTGCTCCGCCGGTGGTAATGTAAATATATGGCCCCCTGATCATCATCACTTTGCCCTTTGAAGACAATGAACCGGATTCTCCGGCACTCTGGCTTTAAACCATTCGCGTATTTCGACGCAATTTGCACAGAGTCGTCTTTAAGCCATCCGCAATTCGATTTCCCAGTTCAGCGCGAGAAAGATTGCCCGCGGGAgggatattttcaatttttcaccGCTCCTCTCCAGATTCACCCCTGATTTCGCGGCAGCTTAAGCACTGTTTATGCCTGTTAAATGCGAATCAGACGAAGGTCAACCGGATATCAAGCCCACTTAGCTTCATCCGGCTGAGCCCCGAATCCTTGCGCAAGGCTCTCTCATTCTGAGGGCTTTCAGGTGACAGTCTGGACAGTATGGATTCTGGATTCCAGATTCCGGATTCCCAGACTCCCGGACTATGCTGGTTGTCGGCTGTTGACAGGCGGAATCAAATGTGTCATCAACTGCCTCCTCTCCTTGCTGCTTTGCCGGTTTGCTCTGGTTTGCCATATGAATAGTTAATGACTCGTATGCCAGACTCACACGAGGGTTGCCCCTGGCTTTGGCCTTGTCCTTGCCGGAACCACCGTCCACCGCACGGTGGGCCATGGACAATGGAGCATTAGCCATGCagcagacggacggacggacaaacgaacggacaaacggacgggCAAGTTGTGCGGTAAATTCTTACACTGCAGTTTATGCAAAATTGCCGATAGCAATTTGCAAATTTAATGGcgtaaacaaattcaatcaaTGTATGCAAACAAATAGAGGAGAGGGCGTTGGAGGGGATTACGATTACCATAGAGCCTGGCAGCTCCTGGCACTCCAGAACCGAATGCGTTTTAGTTAAAACTGCAAAAGGCAACAATAATCAAAGCTCGGCATCGTCTGTGGCGATAAGTAATACGAAGAGCACACTCCTGCATGTCTGCATGGCTTGCATGGCATGTCTGGCTGGTTGGATGGTCTGCTATCTGAGGGCAGTCAGGTGCCATAATTGTTTGGCCGGTGACAACTGCTCCCTGACCACTACCCACACAGTTGGCTTCCTGGGGAACCTgtgcagctgctcctccttgaAATCCGATTCACATTTGCCGCCGACTGCTCATCGAATAAATTTCGGTGTTTTGCCATTGGACTCTTTATATCTGGATCGTAATTGCCGGATGCCGCAGGCCGAGGCTTTTAATAGCTAAGTAAAAATATGCAGAGAGCTTGAATTTCCAACTGTCCAACGCTCTACTATCACCACGCATATGAAGATGGAAGTACGTATAGTGTGAAAGTGGGTCGCTGGGTAAAAAATGGATACCATTTTTTGTCCTGCCGCACAAATTTGTCTCTAGTAAGCGGGCGAAATGACAACTCAACTTAAAAACTTGGCCAAGGCAGCAGGAAGCCAGCTGCACATTGGttctaaaactatttaatgtGGAAATAATTGTAACAAtacatattaatatttttatatgtataaaacCAACCAAAAATCCATATCATCTTAAGGTAAATGAATTAACAAAATTGTTATTTAGTATAAATTGTGATGTGGGACCACTGTGCGCCGCCGGCAAAAagctggaggagctgctcAGGGCTCAGGGTCCTTGGAGCTCGAAGCTGCCTGCTGCGACCCTCTGGACTGGGGCGAAAAGAAGTGCCTTGTAAATTATTGCAAAAAGCAGGCTGCAAATTAATGATAACGACCCGGCCGACACCTTCACCCCGGTCGTCGAATGCCAGGGACCTTCGGAACTGGAACTTCGGAAGGCAACGAAAGGCAGCGACTTAAGTGACATGAAACAAGCAACTACTTAGTGGCGAGGGCTGGAAAAAACCTGACAACGCAGTATGTGTGGCTCCTCGACTTGACTGAGTGCAATTCGCAGTTTAGTTGGAGCCCCCAGGCTAAAGAAATGCTTCCTGTTGCTTCACACGCACACTTGCGGTGGCAAAAGTTATTTATGAACGCGACTTTTTCATCAGCTTATCAGATGGCTGCAAAACGCGCTATCTTCCAGTGGCACTGTCTGCCAttttgccccttttttttaGGTTGGAACACTGGAGCATTGTTGTTAAGTGTCACATTTTTTGTGTAGGGCCTATTCCCTACCCATCTAAAATGTGTCGTCTATCCAAATTTGTTGTGTGCCTTCTGCTGCTGATCTCTGTTAACGCCGAGTTGGTCCCCGAATCGAACACAACAGCACAGCTGCATTCGCTGCCGCTGCAGGAAGGTGCCGCTAAGGATCCCGATTCCGATCCCAGCCCCTCGGACTTTCAGTTTCTGATCACGGGCGGCTATCGGCCGAAGAACAACAACCTGGTCAAGTACGTCGTCTCGCTGCGATTGGGCAAGTCCAAGAAGTTCTTCGGCGACAACCACTTTTGCGCGGGAGCGATCTTCAGTCCACGGGCCATTCTAACCGCAGCCCACTGCCTGTTTAGTGGGTGAGTACTTAATACAGAGTTGCTCGTCACACGCCCATCTTGCATTGGGCACACGACGATTCTTCTTTGTGTCGCTGAGCGCCGCTgattaaatacataataaaatattttacagcaaACGCAGGCTAATGCCCAAGAAGATATCGGTCATCGCCGGGACGCCCAAGAGGCTGGTGAAAACCGGCTCCACACAGACTGTCGTCGCCAAGAAGCTGGTGCCGCATCCCAAGTACAAGAAGGGCAAGTCGCAGAAGTACGACATCGGAATAGTGCTGACCAAGGAGGATATCACGCTGGGCGGCTCGGCGGACAGCATAGCTCTGTACCACAAGGCTCCGGTGGCCGGGGTGCAGTGCACCATCGTTGGCTGGGGCACAGTCATTCAGGTGCGGCACACCGTCTACTCAGTACCTTTCCCCACTTCATCTAAGCATATCCAACAGTACGGGCCACTGCCGGATGAGGTGATCAACGGCGATGTGAGGATCCTGCCGGACACCTTCTGCAGAAAGCTGATGGGCTGGAGCAGCGAGGGCATGCTGTGCGCCAACGATGCGACCAACACCGAGGTGGACAGCTGCCAGGGCGACTCGGGGGGGCCGCTCATCTGTGACAACAAGGTGACCGGCATCGTGTCCTTCGGCACGGGCTGCGGCGAACCCGACACGGCCGGCATCTACACCGATGTCTATCACTTTCGCGAATGGATCAACGAGAACTCCTGCCCACGGGCCATTTATCCCCGGCGCGCGCTGTTGATTCTGGTCAGCTGTGTCCTAGCCGAAAGACATCTCATTGAACATTCAACAGGCTGCTACTAAGTTATCCAGTTGTCCAGCTATCCAGCTATCCAGTCGGCCTGCAAACCTCCGAGCCTGCAGGCGACAAACCAAAATTGACTAAAACCAGCGGGCAAGGCCTGTCATCCGTGGATGTGGACGTGGATGTGAAGGCAGGTAGCGAGGCCGAATGGCGAATGGCGAAATGTGGTGCCAGCCGCGCCATTACCCGCGCTCACGTGCACACACACGGATGGATAGATGGTGGGTGGTGGATGGTGGGTTGGTGGGACAACGGTTTATGGTTACGCCGATGCAGATCCACATCCACTGTTTGTGACAGCAATTATCGCATCACGACCAGGGGAGtcggaatcagaatcagaatcctCTCctccaaccaaccaaccaaccacacacacacacacacactcggcaTATCAAGCAGCGAAGACAATATGCAACAATTCGCGATGGTTAATTTTGGGCGCTCGTCGCCAACTGTTGATTAGACCAATTAGGGGCAACGCCAATTAGGTGGCCTGGTCCAGATTATAGGACCAAAACGGCAACAGTAAAATGGACTTTTGCGGATGCAAGGTGACCCTGGACTTGCTCCAGGCGAATCTCGGATAGAAATCAGTGCGGAAGCATGTTGATTTGATATCAGAGCAATGCAATTAGTAATCGCACACGCACACTCCAATCACTTGCGCATATAGCACGATTGAAAAGGCAAATGGAGGAGTGGAACTGGGGACCTCAGCAACACAAGTCACGAACGTGTTTTGTCCTTAGGAAGGGATGCTCCATGCTCCATGCTCCATAAGCTCCAGGATCCAAGCAAGGCCATTGTGGAACAGGGGACACACGACGACAGGCAAGCGGCAAAACAATGTTGAATTGATGTGGGACTCCGAGGGACCAGGGACCAACACAAACCAACCCGAACCGACCCCATCTCACCCAGAAGCAGGCACAGAGGCCCACCGAAGCCCAGAGACCCAGACGACACATATTTACAGACATTCAGGCATTCGCAATCGCAATCAGGTTTGTCATTTCACAGTCGTATTGTGTGCTGTTCAAGTGTTCATAATGAATTTAATCGCGTATGTTTATTGCTCACTTTGCCATGGCTGTTCTGTATcgtcctccagctcctccatGAGTTCAGGAGGCCCAAACCAACAAGTTGTTGTTTTCTTAGCCTCATAGCGGTGTCGACACTTTATCATTTTGTCACGCTTCTTGTTTACCAAGTTGGCTCTTCAGCGCCCTCGTTCTT
This window contains:
- the LOC108063800 gene encoding anionic trypsin-2; translated protein: MCRLSKFVVCLLLLISVNAELVPESNTTAQLHSLPLQEGAAKDPDSDPSPSDFQFLITGGYRPKNNNLVKYVVSLRLGKSKKFFGDNHFCAGAIFSPRAILTAAHCLFSGKRRLMPKKISVIAGTPKRLVKTGSTQTVVAKKLVPHPKYKKGKSQKYDIGIVLTKEDITLGGSADSIALYHKAPVAGVQCTIVGWGTVIQYGPLPDEVINGDVRILPDTFCRKLMGWSSEGMLCANDATNTEVDSCQGDSGGPLICDNKVTGIVSFGTGCGEPDTAGIYTDVYHFREWINENSCPRAIYPRRALLILVSCVLAERHLIEHSTGCY